A window of Leptolyngbya sp. NIES-3755 genomic DNA:
GCCGCTCAACCTCGTCATCCGACAACTGCTGAATTTTAGTTAAGGGATCAGTCAAGTCGATATCTGGAGCAATCTCTCCCGCGATCGTGGGTTCCTCCCATCTCAAAATGGTTTGAGCCAGATGACTTGTCAGGGCGCTCACGGTTGGATGCTCAAATGCCAAAATTGCTGGAATTGAGCATCCCAGGCTAGATTCCAATCGATGCTTCAGTTCCAGCGCCATAAGGGAATCCATCCCCAGTTCAAACAATCCTCGCTGCGGATCTAGGCGATGGGGCGGTTGAATTCCTAAAACCCTGGCAGCTTGTTGCTGAACATGGACTTGCAGTGCCTCTAAGCGTCCGTTGGCAGGAAGGTTCTCTAGTGTCTGCACCCAGGAAGAAGATTGAGCATCCGACTTCTGAGGTTCAATGGGTTGACTGGCAACCTGTTGCAGCAGCGACGATCGAGCATCCGGGAACAACTGGAAAAACTCCGACCAGGGCACAGGTAACACTGCCACCTGCGCTGCATCCTGATCCAGCAGGTGTTCCAACGCGGCTAGACCCTGCTCAGGCAGAAGAGTCCAGCTATCTGGTAACAGTCGATAGCCCTGTTGGATATAGCGCGATCGCATTCCCACTTCTGCCCAGTCTCCCCAAGCAATACTCAGAGCGGGCTGTCCGATCGATCGACGGTAGCAAGCCAGGGTATCTAGAAACGCATTAGCGGCACTGTAGCTGCCCAACTGTTGTCCTACTGCTCCCAATAGCCCTGCCCAGGATGAGAATAAGACAAACCAATCGAGCGTCTGATCAGCAAACAGCCGATGCAAAACCCAACTACCCAGAACTTTCGGGCGCAACACTGCCGTCAAGGTTTCCTGATCCAACTGCTGAAGCGGAATCATTGGTTGAGGAATTCCCGCTAAGTGCATCACTCCGCGAATTTTGGGACATTCCTGTTCTTGCAGGTGATGCAGCGTTGCGATCATCTGGGCTTCGTCTGCTACATCGGCAGTTTCCAGATAAACGGTTGCCCCAGATGCCTCGATCGTCTGAATTGCCTGAATCTGGTTTGCCACACGGCTCTCTTGGGGAGCATTCCACTTGCTGCGGGGTGGTAGAGACGATCGCCCCACCAAAATGAGATGTCGCGCTCCTTGCCGAACTAACCACTGTGCTACCAGCAGTCCGAGATCTCCGAATCCTCCGGTCAGCAAGTAGCTACCCTCTGACTGAACCTGGATTGCTGATTGGGCGATAGCCTGATGCTGCACTAGACGAGGCGTGTACCATTCTCCCTGTCGGTAAGCGATCGGGGAATCACCAGAGATTGCTTGCAGTAATGCAGCGACATTTTGTTCAACCGATGCACTCAGATCAAGATCAATCAGCCCGCCCCAAAGTTGCGGTTGCTCCACGGCAATAACTTGACCCAATCCCCACAGTAGCGACGGAACAATAGCTTGTGGATCAGTTGGTTTAACAGGCTGGCTGCCCTGAGTAACTAGCCATAGTTGCGATTGGTTGGATGTAAGTGCCTGAAAGAGAGACAGTACATCAGAACAGAGTGCCTCTGAAGCTGCTTCTAGTTCAGTAGTTGTTAAACTGCTACTGTCAGACAGATCTAAACTGCTCAGGTGAATTACTTTGAGAGCCGTTGTCTGATCAAACTTCTGTAGCAACGATCGATAGTTTAGAGATCGATCGCTCTGAACGAGACTGACTCGCTTTCCAGTCGCCCGAAGCTGTTCAGCCAGTTCTGTGCCAACTCCGCCCTGATCAGCCAGAATTAACCAATCTTCAACGGTTACAGGTGTTTGAGCCACAATCACCGCTTGATGCACTGGAATTCCTTCAGGCTCGATCGTCCTTACCTCAGCAAATCCAGTGCTTTCCAGCAGTTCACACCAGCGCCCTTGACTGAGTAATGGATAGTCAGGACGCAGCGATCGATCAGTGAATTTCCACCATCCCTCTGTTAAACCAAACACCAAATCGAGCGATCGTTGAGGCTGTGTCCCTTCTAGCAATATGAGTAATCCGCCTGGTGCTAGTAATTGCCGCACATGCTTCAAGGTCTGCTGCAAATCCGCTGTGGCGTGTAAAACATTTGCTGCCAGAACGATATCAAACTGCTGTGAAGCAAAGCCTTGAGACTGCGGATCTTGCTCAATATCCAGCACTCCATACCGCACAAATGGATAGTTATGGAATTTTTGCTCTGCTGTCGCTGTCATTAACCGCGAAACATCTGTGAACCAATAATCTGTTTGCGCGGTGGGTAGGGACGGGAGAACTTGAGCCGTGGTGCCTCCAGTGCCAGCCCCAATTTCCAGAATGCGAATTTGGCGACCATTGGGAAGATTGTTTACAGCTTCCGCGATCGTCTGTTGCACCCAGCGATTCATGACTTGAGCTGCTGGGGCGTGTTGATAAAGCTGCTCGACTAAATCCAGCGATCCGTCAGGAAAGAGTAATTGCAGAGGATCGCACTGCCCTTTCAGCACGTCTGCTAAACGGGTGCCACAGCGCTCTAACAGAGTCAATTCAGCACGACAGGCGGGATAGGTTGTCCACAGGTCATTCCATTGCTGTGAGGCGTCTCTATGAGTCGGAAAATGAGCCGGAAGATTGCACTTCCACTGGGTTGAATTCAGTTGGCACAAAATTCCATCCTCCTGCAAAATTTGTAGCAGGCGTTTTAATAACCGTTGATGGGCTGTTGCAATTCCTAATTCACCCAGTGAAACAGTGGAGACGATTGAACCATCTGAAAGATCCAAGCCCAATTGCTGAAATGCTGAGAGGATATAGGTTGTGCTGAGAGTTTCTAGCTGCGGGTTAAGCTCCTGATAAATCGAGAGTTCAGACGGTGCAGATGGAGAGAAACGCGCAGTAATTTGCTGGGGCGATCGTAGCCAATCCACAGGCTGAAGTGCAGCAATGGGTGGGGCGATCGATTGCCACTCGATTTGGTAGAACCAGTCTTCAGAAGGTTTTTCTGGTAACTGTGGCTCAGAAATCACCCGCTGCAACCGCAACCCGATGATCTCCATTAACACAGCACCCGTTTGATCCAAAATTTGCACCGTTCCCTGAAACTGTTCAGCAATCGGACTGAGTTCTGACTGCACGATCGCATGACTCCACACTCGCTTTTCTAGAGGGCGATGCTGCTTTAACCTTTGGAAGCCAACGGGAAGATATTGCATCGATCTCGCTTGATTCGCGATCGGGCGGGGCAGTGCAGCAAAAAATACTTGTAAACAAGCATCTAAAAAGGCTGGATGCAGAGCGTAATCGGAGCAGTCTGATTCCAATATTTCCAGCAGATGAATCGTTCCCAATGCTTCTCCGTCGCGCCGCCAGAGTTGCTGAATTCCCTGAAAACTATGGTCAAACTCTACGCCCCACGCCAGCAAGTTTTCATAAAACTCTGAGGCAGTAACCGATTGGGAGCAGCGAACCTGGATCTCGCGCAGTGAATTCTCTGTAGTGGATTGTGGACGATCGCTCGATCCATTTCTCAAGTAGCTCTCTGTGCCAGTACAAACTTCCTTAAGGCGAGATAAATGCGGCAAGTGATCAAGAATTTGATTTGCAGCTAATCCAAAATCTAGCAGACAGGCAACTTCATTAACACCCAATTGCTCTAGTTGCTGAATTAGCGGCAAACAGCTTTCCGGTGTTCCGATGAGCGATCGACTCGTAGCAAACTTCTCAAATACCAGATTTGCCAAAGCTTCCAAATCCGTTGCGGAAAGATGGGTAACATCAGCAGTTGAGCCGCGACTTTCCGCTAAACCCTTGAGCAAAGACAGATTGGATTTTAGATAATTGCAGTAGGGTTTCCGTGCTTGTTCACGAGTCTGGTGCAAATCATCTCCAATCAAGGTGTGCAGCGTGACCGTAATTTGCCCCGTTGCTGGATCATAGCCCTGCCGCGATCGAGCCTCCCGATAGAGGGCAATTTTTTCAGCTAGTTCCTCCACAGTCTGATCAAACAAATGCGTGAGTAGATTGGCTCCGATTTCCCCAGCACGAATAAAGGTTTTGGGACTCCCTGCTGCTGTCACCCAAATCGGCAATTCTGATTGAATCGGAGTCGGGTAAATGCGAATTTCAACCGGAATATTTTTACCATTCGGCATCCATACAGATTCACCTCGCCACAGCTTTTGAACCGTTTGAATTCCGCTAAACAGAATGTCATGGCGATCGTCGTAGCGATCGGGGCAACCCGCAAAATCATTCGGATTCCAACCCGCCGCAAACGAGATGCCCACCCTGCCATCAGAGAGATTGTCTACCACCGCCCACTCTTCTGCCACTCGAATCGGAGCGTGCAACGGCAGAACCACACTTCCTGCCCGCAGTTGAATCTGCTTCGTCTCCCGCGCTAGAGCAGCATGAAGCACAGCAGGATTTGGATAGAGACAGCCGAACTGAGTAAAGTGCCGTTCTGGAACCCACACGCTTGTAAAGCCGTGGCGATCGGCAAACCGGGCACTTTCAATCACCAGACGATATTTTTCTTCTAGCAGCGCGTCTTCGCCACTAGCAAAGAACATGAAACCGAATTGCATCAGAAATTCCTGCTACGGTAATAGGACAGCCGTGGCGTGACGAATCCACTGCGGCGATGAACCATTGACTGCTGCGGAGCAGCTATTAACCTGAAAATCAACCGAGCCATTCCCGCGATCGCATAGGGAAATTTGCACGGTTCGAGGCTGCGGCAAAATTGGCAGAGCAGCATGAAGCGTCAGATCAGCAATTTGAGGCGTTTCTGCGCCTAATGCCTGTTTTGCGGCAGCGATCGCTATTTCCACATAAGTACTCACCGATAGCACGGCAGTACCCTGGAGGCGATGATCTTTGAGATACGGAAGCTGCTCTGATCCCAGCGCAATCTCCCAGGAATGATCATTAGGCGACTGTGCTAAATGCACCCGATGACCGAGTAAAGGATG
This region includes:
- a CDS encoding beta-ketoacyl synthase (similar to AA sequence:cyanobase_aa:Npun_R2081) translates to MQFGFMFFASGEDALLEEKYRLVIESARFADRHGFTSVWVPERHFTQFGCLYPNPAVLHAALARETKQIQLRAGSVVLPLHAPIRVAEEWAVVDNLSDGRVGISFAAGWNPNDFAGCPDRYDDRHDILFSGIQTVQKLWRGESVWMPNGKNIPVEIRIYPTPIQSELPIWVTAAGSPKTFIRAGEIGANLLTHLFDQTVEELAEKIALYREARSRQGYDPATGQITVTLHTLIGDDLHQTREQARKPYCNYLKSNLSLLKGLAESRGSTADVTHLSATDLEALANLVFEKFATSRSLIGTPESCLPLIQQLEQLGVNEVACLLDFGLAANQILDHLPHLSRLKEVCTGTESYLRNGSSDRPQSTTENSLREIQVRCSQSVTASEFYENLLAWGVEFDHSFQGIQQLWRRDGEALGTIHLLEILESDCSDYALHPAFLDACLQVFFAALPRPIANQARSMQYLPVGFQRLKQHRPLEKRVWSHAIVQSELSPIAEQFQGTVQILDQTGAVLMEIIGLRLQRVISEPQLPEKPSEDWFYQIEWQSIAPPIAALQPVDWLRSPQQITARFSPSAPSELSIYQELNPQLETLSTTYILSAFQQLGLDLSDGSIVSTVSLGELGIATAHQRLLKRLLQILQEDGILCQLNSTQWKCNLPAHFPTHRDASQQWNDLWTTYPACRAELTLLERCGTRLADVLKGQCDPLQLLFPDGSLDLVEQLYQHAPAAQVMNRWVQQTIAEAVNNLPNGRQIRILEIGAGTGGTTAQVLPSLPTAQTDYWFTDVSRLMTATAEQKFHNYPFVRYGVLDIEQDPQSQGFASQQFDIVLAANVLHATADLQQTLKHVRQLLAPGGLLILLEGTQPQRSLDLVFGLTEGWWKFTDRSLRPDYPLLSQGRWCELLESTGFAEVRTIEPEGIPVHQAVIVAQTPVTVEDWLILADQGGVGTELAEQLRATGKRVSLVQSDRSLNYRSLLQKFDQTTALKVIHLSSLDLSDSSSLTTTELEAASEALCSDVLSLFQALTSNQSQLWLVTQGSQPVKPTDPQAIVPSLLWGLGQVIAVEQPQLWGGLIDLDLSASVEQNVAALLQAISGDSPIAYRQGEWYTPRLVQHQAIAQSAIQVQSEGSYLLTGGFGDLGLLVAQWLVRQGARHLILVGRSSLPPRSKWNAPQESRVANQIQAIQTIEASGATVYLETADVADEAQMIATLHHLQEQECPKIRGVMHLAGIPQPMIPLQQLDQETLTAVLRPKVLGSWVLHRLFADQTLDWFVLFSSWAGLLGAVGQQLGSYSAANAFLDTLACYRRSIGQPALSIAWGDWAEVGMRSRYIQQGYRLLPDSWTLLPEQGLAALEHLLDQDAAQVAVLPVPWSEFFQLFPDARSSLLQQVASQPIEPQKSDAQSSSWVQTLENLPANGRLEALQVHVQQQAARVLGIQPPHRLDPQRGLFELGMDSLMALELKHRLESSLGCSIPAILAFEHPTVSALTSHLAQTILRWEEPTIAGEIAPDIDLTDPLTKIQQLSDDEVERLLSKTISRGSL